One Scyliorhinus canicula chromosome 9, sScyCan1.1, whole genome shotgun sequence DNA segment encodes these proteins:
- the LOC119971359 gene encoding uncharacterized protein LOC119971359 isoform X2 has product MQMDRKLYLHRILGMKYYLCVLLELHLQGVNWIRGWKKVNQETYFSCASEPYKKHFGECNVQLSSTFSDSPAYIKKAIEHQFLNSSAQDPEKSLQLYTDSSQQEQSHSEELCAGSPSHTPNTSADNRRVRTDQAESEELPVNNIEKSLNHSRTACTRLFKNISPLLVAANSYSNLNCVGLFKNIAPVPSTTGGSNTKQNGGPSTEAQNYSTVAGNYMLEVGEQQLNQGEGEEPYEILRAGKRKRQFVDSEDEPAEDEPDGNRVEPGTSNAVNGDQNSLNVSSDETFIGTDNFEEITNDVCQMNTTARRDKSCGKHEAGRNAMFKETDLGSVTENTMTMVSRKYNKLDFTSERPREQVSDCRRQTSSEASIVQPTADVSAGMKHALSPNAKQDKVKPLRHPDGSQFLYNYPAPTDELISQVNSVRVPSGLLKWAVSYLTKSSLTQD; this is encoded by the exons ATGCAG ATGGACAGGAAGTTGTATCTTCACAGAATCCTTGGAATGAAGTATTACCTGTGCGTcttgctggaactccatcttcaggGG GTGAACTGGATCAGAGGATGGAAGAAAGTGAACCAGG AAACTTATTTTTCATGTGCTTCAGAACCATATAAGAAGCATTTTGGTGAATGTAATGTTCAACTGTCTTCCACGTTCTCTGATAGTCCTGCCTACATCAAGAAAGCCATTGAGCATCAGTTTCTTAATAGCAGTGCACAGGATCCAGAGAAATCATTACAGTTGTATACAGACAGCTCCCAGCAAGAACAATCACATTCAGAAGAACTGTGTGCTGGtagtccctcacacactccaaacACATCTGCAGACAATAGACGGGTCAGAACAGACCAGGCAGAGTCTGAGGAGCTACCTGTAAACAACATAGAGAAATCTCTAAACCACAGCAGGACTGCCTGCACACGCTTGTTTAAAAATATATCTCCTCTCTTGGTTGCAGCTAACAGTTACAGTAATTTGAATTGTGtgggcctttttaaaaatatagctCCTGTGCCATCGACAACAGGAGGAAGTAACACGAAGCAAAATGGTGGACCAAGTACAGAGGCACAAAATTACTCAACAGTAGCCGGAAACTACATGCTGGAAGTGGGAGAACAGCAATTAAATCAAGGTGAAGGAGAAGAGCCCTATGAAATCCTGAGAGCTGGGAAAAGGAAACGGCAATTTGTTGATTCGGAGGATGAACCAGCGGAGGATGAACCAGATGGAAACAGAGTTGAGCCAGGCACGTCCAATGCTGTAAATGGGGATCAGAACTCCTTGAATGTCAGTAGTGATGAAACTTTCATTGGAACAGATAATTTTGAAGAAATAACTAATGATGTTTGTCAGATGAATACCACTGCTAGACGTGACAAATCTTGCGGAAAGCATGAAGCTGGAAGGAATGCAATGTTTAAAGAAACTGATTTGGGAAGTGTAACAGAAAACACAATGACAATGGTGTCAAGAAAGTATAATAAACTTGATTTTACTTCTGAGAGACCACGTGAACAAGTCAGTGATTGTAGAAGACAGACATCCTCAGAAGCCTCTATTGTGCAGCCCACAGCGGATGTTTCTGCTGGTATGAAACATGCACTTTCTCCCAATGCTAAACAGGACAAAGTTAAACCTCTG AGACATCCTGATGGAAGCCAATTTTTGTACAACTATCCAGCACCCACTGATGAGCTGATCTCTCAAGTTAACTCTGTAAG
- the LOC119971359 gene encoding uncharacterized protein LOC119971359 isoform X1, with amino-acid sequence MLMISSNQEEVLNNIKEWKDDFVCTEDADSEVEHNGDTDTSLNNADGQEVVSSQNPWNEVLPVRLAGTPSSGETYFSCASEPYKKHFGECNVQLSSTFSDSPAYIKKAIEHQFLNSSAQDPEKSLQLYTDSSQQEQSHSEELCAGSPSHTPNTSADNRRVRTDQAESEELPVNNIEKSLNHSRTACTRLFKNISPLLVAANSYSNLNCVGLFKNIAPVPSTTGGSNTKQNGGPSTEAQNYSTVAGNYMLEVGEQQLNQGEGEEPYEILRAGKRKRQFVDSEDEPAEDEPDGNRVEPGTSNAVNGDQNSLNVSSDETFIGTDNFEEITNDVCQMNTTARRDKSCGKHEAGRNAMFKETDLGSVTENTMTMVSRKYNKLDFTSERPREQVSDCRRQTSSEASIVQPTADVSAGMKHALSPNAKQDKVKPLRHPDGSQFLYNYPAPTDELISQVNSVRVPSGLLKWAVSYLTKSSLTQD; translated from the exons AATGGAAGGATGATTTTGTATGCACTGAAGATGCAGACTCTGAGGTGGAGCATAATGGTGACACAGATACATCCTTAAATAATGCAG ATGGACAGGAAGTTGTATCTTCACAGAATCCTTGGAATGAAGTATTACCTGTGCGTcttgctggaactccatcttcaggGG AAACTTATTTTTCATGTGCTTCAGAACCATATAAGAAGCATTTTGGTGAATGTAATGTTCAACTGTCTTCCACGTTCTCTGATAGTCCTGCCTACATCAAGAAAGCCATTGAGCATCAGTTTCTTAATAGCAGTGCACAGGATCCAGAGAAATCATTACAGTTGTATACAGACAGCTCCCAGCAAGAACAATCACATTCAGAAGAACTGTGTGCTGGtagtccctcacacactccaaacACATCTGCAGACAATAGACGGGTCAGAACAGACCAGGCAGAGTCTGAGGAGCTACCTGTAAACAACATAGAGAAATCTCTAAACCACAGCAGGACTGCCTGCACACGCTTGTTTAAAAATATATCTCCTCTCTTGGTTGCAGCTAACAGTTACAGTAATTTGAATTGTGtgggcctttttaaaaatatagctCCTGTGCCATCGACAACAGGAGGAAGTAACACGAAGCAAAATGGTGGACCAAGTACAGAGGCACAAAATTACTCAACAGTAGCCGGAAACTACATGCTGGAAGTGGGAGAACAGCAATTAAATCAAGGTGAAGGAGAAGAGCCCTATGAAATCCTGAGAGCTGGGAAAAGGAAACGGCAATTTGTTGATTCGGAGGATGAACCAGCGGAGGATGAACCAGATGGAAACAGAGTTGAGCCAGGCACGTCCAATGCTGTAAATGGGGATCAGAACTCCTTGAATGTCAGTAGTGATGAAACTTTCATTGGAACAGATAATTTTGAAGAAATAACTAATGATGTTTGTCAGATGAATACCACTGCTAGACGTGACAAATCTTGCGGAAAGCATGAAGCTGGAAGGAATGCAATGTTTAAAGAAACTGATTTGGGAAGTGTAACAGAAAACACAATGACAATGGTGTCAAGAAAGTATAATAAACTTGATTTTACTTCTGAGAGACCACGTGAACAAGTCAGTGATTGTAGAAGACAGACATCCTCAGAAGCCTCTATTGTGCAGCCCACAGCGGATGTTTCTGCTGGTATGAAACATGCACTTTCTCCCAATGCTAAACAGGACAAAGTTAAACCTCTG AGACATCCTGATGGAAGCCAATTTTTGTACAACTATCCAGCACCCACTGATGAGCTGATCTCTCAAGTTAACTCTGTAAG